Proteins encoded by one window of Dryocola sp. LX212:
- a CDS encoding zinc ribbon domain-containing protein, protein MELNCPICDKQLQEIDGGGHCESCNQDFRLVARCPDCHQPLEVLKACGAVDYFCQNGHGLISKKRVEFVPIVQ, encoded by the coding sequence ATGGAACTTAACTGCCCAATCTGCGACAAGCAGCTACAGGAGATCGACGGCGGCGGCCACTGCGAAAGCTGCAATCAGGATTTCAGACTGGTAGCCCGCTGCCCGGACTGCCATCAGCCGCTGGAAGTGTTGAAGGCCTGCGGCGCGGTGGATTATTTCTGCCAGAACGGCCACGGATTGATTTCTAAAAAGCGCGTCGAGTTTGTTCCCATCGTGCAGTAA
- the xseA gene encoding exodeoxyribonuclease VII large subunit: MPIANSPSIFTVSRLNQAVRLLLEQEMGQVWISGEISNFSQPSSGHWYFTLKDDTAQVRCAMFRNSNRRVTFRPQHGQQVLVRANITLYEPRGDYQIIVESMQLAGEGLLQQQYEQLKHRLTTEGLFEQQYKKSLPSPARQVGVITSKSGAALHDILHVLKRRDPSLPIVIYPTSVQGADAPAQIVRAIELANQRAECDVLIVGRGGGSLEDLWSFNDERVARAIFASQIPVVSAVGHETDVTIADFVADLRAPTPSAAAEIVSRNQLELLRQIKSQQTRMEMALDYYLAQRTQRFTRLQHRLQQQHPQLRLARQQTALERLQQRLSVAMESKLRRSGQQQQRLAQRLNQQQPQARIHRAQTRIQQLEYRLSQVLTARLNSTRQRFGTALAQLEAVSPLATLARGYSVTTATDGKVLKKAKQVKSGDTLTTRLEDGWVESQVTGITPVKPIRKRKPAAKS; encoded by the coding sequence ATGCCAATCGCAAATTCTCCCTCAATTTTTACCGTCAGCCGTCTCAATCAGGCGGTCCGTTTGCTGTTGGAACAGGAAATGGGTCAGGTCTGGATCAGCGGCGAAATCTCTAACTTCAGCCAGCCCTCCTCCGGCCACTGGTACTTCACGCTGAAAGACGATACCGCCCAGGTTCGCTGCGCGATGTTCCGTAACAGCAATCGTCGGGTGACCTTCCGGCCGCAGCACGGCCAGCAGGTTCTGGTTCGCGCCAATATCACGCTCTATGAGCCTCGAGGCGATTACCAGATAATCGTTGAGAGCATGCAGCTGGCGGGCGAAGGTCTGCTTCAGCAGCAGTACGAACAGCTCAAGCATCGCCTGACGACTGAAGGTCTGTTTGAGCAGCAGTACAAAAAATCCCTGCCCAGCCCTGCTCGCCAGGTGGGCGTAATTACGTCCAAATCCGGCGCGGCCCTGCATGATATTCTGCATGTACTGAAACGCCGCGACCCCTCATTGCCGATTGTCATTTATCCCACCTCCGTTCAGGGCGCAGATGCCCCTGCTCAGATCGTTCGCGCAATCGAACTTGCCAACCAGCGCGCTGAGTGCGACGTACTGATTGTCGGGCGCGGCGGCGGCTCGCTGGAGGATTTATGGAGTTTTAATGACGAACGAGTAGCCCGCGCTATTTTTGCAAGCCAAATCCCGGTCGTTAGCGCCGTAGGGCACGAAACTGATGTCACGATCGCCGATTTTGTCGCAGATTTGCGTGCTCCTACACCTTCTGCTGCGGCAGAGATTGTCAGCCGTAATCAGCTTGAATTATTACGTCAGATCAAGTCCCAGCAAACGAGGATGGAAATGGCGCTGGACTACTATCTCGCCCAGCGAACGCAGCGATTCACTCGCCTGCAGCATCGCCTTCAACAACAGCATCCTCAGCTTCGTCTGGCCCGTCAGCAGACCGCGCTTGAGCGTTTGCAGCAGCGCCTGAGCGTCGCGATGGAGAGCAAGCTGCGCCGTTCTGGCCAGCAGCAGCAGCGTCTGGCCCAGCGCCTTAACCAGCAGCAGCCGCAGGCACGAATCCACCGCGCACAGACCCGAATACAGCAGCTGGAATATCGTTTGTCGCAGGTTTTAACGGCCCGGCTAAACAGCACCCGACAACGCTTTGGAACGGCGCTGGCACAGCTCGAAGCCGTCAGCCCGCTGGCAACGCTTGCCCGTGGCTATAGCGTCACAACGGCGACAGACGGCAAAGTGCTAAAAAAGGCAAAACAGGTGAAATCCGGGGATACGCTGACAACGCGTCTGGAAGATGGCTGGGTGGAGAGTCAGGTTACCGGCATTACGCCGGTTAAGCCTATCCGCAAGCGTAAACCTGCGGCTAAAAGTTAG
- the guaB gene encoding IMP dehydrogenase, with product MLRIAKEALTFDDVLLVPAHSTVLPNTADLGTQLTKTIRLNIPMLSAAMDTVTEARLAIALAQEGGLGFIHKNMSIERQAEEVKRVKKHESGVVTDPQTVLPTTTLREVKELTERNGFAGYPVVTEKYELVGIITGRDVRFVTDLNQPVSVYMTPKERLVTVKEGEARDVVLSKMHEKRVEKALVVDDQFHLRGMITVKDFQKAERKPNACKDDQGRLRVGAAVGAGAGNEERIDALVAAGVDILLIDSSHGHSEGVLQRIRDTRAKYPDLQIIGGNVATAAGARALADAGVSAVKVGIGPGSICTTRIVTGVGVPQITAVADAVEALEGTGIPVIADGGIRFSGDIAKAIAAGASAVMVGGMLAGTEESPGEIELYQGRSFKSYRGMGSLGAMSKGSSDRYFQTDNAADKLVPEGIEGRVAYKGHLKAIVHQQMGGLRSCMGLTGCATIDDLRTKAEFVRISGAGIQESHVHDVTITKESPNYRMGS from the coding sequence ATGCTACGAATCGCCAAAGAAGCACTGACGTTTGATGACGTTCTCCTCGTTCCAGCTCACTCCACCGTTCTGCCTAACACGGCGGATCTCGGCACCCAACTGACCAAAACTATTCGTCTGAATATCCCTATGCTGTCCGCAGCTATGGATACCGTGACCGAAGCACGTCTGGCCATTGCCCTTGCCCAGGAAGGTGGTCTTGGTTTTATTCACAAAAATATGTCGATTGAGCGCCAGGCTGAAGAAGTCAAACGCGTGAAGAAACACGAAAGCGGGGTAGTAACCGACCCGCAGACCGTGCTGCCAACCACCACTCTGCGTGAAGTGAAAGAACTGACCGAGCGCAACGGCTTTGCTGGTTATCCTGTCGTTACCGAGAAATACGAGCTGGTCGGTATCATCACCGGCCGCGACGTGCGTTTTGTTACCGATTTAAATCAGCCTGTTAGCGTGTACATGACCCCGAAAGAGCGTCTGGTTACCGTGAAAGAAGGCGAAGCACGCGACGTGGTGCTTTCAAAAATGCATGAAAAGCGCGTTGAGAAGGCGCTGGTTGTTGATGACCAGTTCCATCTCCGCGGCATGATCACCGTAAAAGACTTCCAGAAAGCAGAGCGTAAACCAAACGCCTGTAAGGACGACCAGGGCCGTCTGCGCGTTGGGGCTGCCGTAGGGGCAGGCGCAGGCAACGAAGAGCGTATCGACGCCCTGGTAGCTGCTGGCGTGGACATCCTGCTGATAGATTCCTCTCACGGCCACTCCGAAGGCGTTCTGCAGCGTATTCGCGATACCCGCGCCAAATATCCTGACCTGCAAATCATCGGCGGCAACGTTGCAACGGCGGCGGGTGCTCGTGCTCTGGCTGATGCTGGCGTCAGCGCGGTGAAAGTCGGTATCGGCCCTGGCTCAATTTGTACGACACGTATTGTCACCGGCGTTGGCGTTCCGCAGATTACGGCTGTTGCAGACGCTGTCGAAGCGCTGGAAGGCACGGGTATTCCGGTCATCGCCGATGGCGGTATTCGTTTCTCCGGCGACATTGCAAAAGCCATCGCGGCGGGTGCCTCGGCGGTAATGGTTGGCGGCATGCTGGCCGGTACCGAAGAGTCTCCGGGCGAGATCGAACTTTACCAGGGGCGTTCATTCAAATCTTACCGTGGTATGGGCTCACTGGGCGCAATGTCTAAAGGTTCTTCTGACCGTTACTTCCAGACTGATAACGCGGCGGACAAACTGGTTCCTGAGGGTATCGAAGGCCGCGTGGCTTACAAGGGCCATCTGAAAGCGATTGTTCACCAGCAGATGGGCGGCCTGCGTTCCTGTATGGGCCTGACCGGCTGTGCTACCATCGACGACCTGCGCACCAAAGCGGAATTTGTACGCATCAGCGGTGCGGGCATCCAGGAAAGTCACGTGCACGACGTGACCATTACTAAAGAGTCCCCGAATTACCGTATGGGCTCCTGA